A region from the Bacteroidota bacterium genome encodes:
- a CDS encoding T9SS type A sorting domain-containing protein translates to MKKHIPFLVLLFISGFIFGQTSISGVININTAVDSINYCSNTIYVESSTGYSVGDRVLIIQMKGATVNLTNTASFGNITSYNEAGNYEFGTIANVSGTAIQLENTLLRTYNPSGLVQLVRVPVYASASVDGTLSCAPWNGATGGVLVFETNSLVLNANIDVSNMGFKGGDAGNFPESCPTGLGSSLYFSDTLSGKGGEKGESIVVLTNAYLACRGKAANGGGGGNDHNAGAAGGSNGAAGGLGGENDESAFSCPGSPGFAGVLLDQTMATDKIFLGGGGGAGHGNNNNGTDGGNGGGIVIIHANSIDGNNFSIISNGELVPDLAWGDGAGGGGAGGSILIDANTVIETSLIAKGGKGGDAGAPQCTGPGGGGSGGVIKHSGAAIWPGVSTDLTGGIYGTLTTIGSPCLGENNGATTGGTGIIISSLQYAESITPHVSEFANAGADINICAGNSVVLNASGGVSYSWFPTTYLSDPFISNPTCTPLTNINYLLTVTNANGCIDTDTLHVEVFPEVIANAGDDINVCAGASTTLNATGGIIYNWSPALFLDNAFIANPECTPLFPITYTVTVTDANGCFATDEISVGIIPSDFLSVSDDIDICSGGTVELFASGGTTYNWSPSTYLDDATSATPLCNPLSDITYTVTSINDEGCTDIDYVTITTTVVDFLVLSDDISVCSGESATLSASGGTSYVWSPATYLDDAFSANPICTALTDISYTVTSINADGCSDEDIINVIVAVGDFATASPETTICVGTSTDLFASGGTSYSWSPSLYLDDATSSTPTCTPLSDITYYVSVTNISGCVDVDTVVVSVYPAFTVTAGPDTTMCYGGQFKLYVTEGESYLWTPSTYLDNPTIDAPTCNPSVSIEYIVYVTDINGCVGSDTVSVIVNPTPTIIASDDISICRGDTITLSVSGGVSYTWMPTPVPGCGTCDSIDVSPGETTNYVVQGVDANGCIGSDMVLVTVDICNAIENTLAQQIHIYPNPASNYLNIKLPDELINADIILYNILGEIIPIQMERNNSGLININVNHLESQQVILHIISERGDFVKQVMVMNVK, encoded by the coding sequence ATGAAAAAACACATACCCTTTCTTGTATTACTTTTTATTTCAGGATTTATTTTCGGCCAGACATCCATTAGTGGTGTCATAAATATCAATACTGCCGTAGATTCTATTAATTATTGTTCCAATACCATTTATGTGGAATCTTCGACCGGATATTCAGTAGGCGACCGGGTTCTTATCATTCAAATGAAAGGAGCAACAGTGAATCTCACTAATACAGCCAGTTTTGGAAACATAACTTCGTATAACGAGGCTGGAAATTATGAATTTGGGACAATCGCCAACGTTTCAGGCACCGCAATTCAGTTGGAAAATACTTTATTAAGAACATACAACCCTTCGGGTTTGGTTCAATTGGTACGAGTGCCTGTTTATGCCTCGGCCAGTGTGGATGGAACTTTGAGCTGTGCTCCATGGAATGGTGCAACGGGAGGAGTTTTGGTTTTTGAAACGAATAGTTTGGTATTAAATGCAAATATTGACGTGTCGAATATGGGTTTCAAGGGTGGGGATGCCGGTAATTTTCCGGAAAGTTGCCCCACAGGTTTGGGCTCTTCCCTGTATTTTTCAGATACACTTTCTGGAAAAGGTGGTGAAAAAGGAGAAAGTATAGTAGTATTAACCAATGCATATCTCGCCTGCCGCGGAAAGGCTGCGAATGGTGGAGGTGGAGGAAACGATCACAATGCCGGTGCTGCAGGTGGTTCTAATGGTGCAGCTGGTGGATTGGGTGGAGAAAACGATGAAAGTGCGTTTTCTTGTCCAGGTAGTCCGGGTTTTGCAGGTGTTTTGCTTGATCAGACCATGGCTACAGATAAAATATTTTTAGGTGGAGGTGGCGGTGCCGGTCATGGCAATAATAACAACGGAACAGATGGTGGAAATGGCGGCGGAATTGTGATAATTCATGCGAATTCCATCGATGGCAATAATTTTTCCATCATTTCGAATGGTGAACTTGTTCCTGATCTTGCCTGGGGTGATGGTGCCGGCGGAGGTGGTGCCGGTGGTTCTATTTTAATTGATGCAAATACCGTTATTGAGACCTCTTTAATTGCTAAAGGAGGAAAAGGCGGTGATGCAGGTGCTCCCCAATGTACAGGACCTGGTGGCGGTGGTTCAGGTGGAGTAATTAAACATAGTGGAGCTGCAATTTGGCCAGGAGTAAGCACAGATCTTACAGGAGGTATTTATGGCACTTTAACTACAATTGGAAGCCCATGTCTCGGTGAAAATAATGGTGCAACTACCGGAGGAACAGGTATAATTATTTCATCTCTTCAATATGCAGAAAGTATAACACCTCATGTATCTGAATTTGCAAATGCAGGTGCTGATATAAATATTTGTGCAGGAAATTCTGTTGTTTTAAATGCAAGTGGAGGTGTTTCTTATTCCTGGTTTCCTACAACTTATTTAAGTGATCCATTTATTTCTAATCCAACTTGTACTCCGCTAACAAATATTAATTATTTATTGACCGTTACAAATGCAAATGGATGTATTGATACCGATACTTTACATGTGGAAGTATTTCCGGAAGTAATTGCAAATGCAGGTGACGATATAAATGTTTGCGCAGGTGCATCCACAACTTTAAATGCAACAGGTGGAATTATTTATAATTGGAGTCCCGCATTGTTTTTAGATAATGCATTTATTGCGAATCCCGAATGCACTCCATTATTTCCGATAACTTATACGGTAACTGTTACAGATGCAAACGGATGTTTTGCAACGGATGAAATTTCTGTTGGAATTATTCCTTCCGATTTTTTATCGGTGAGTGATGATATAGATATTTGTTCAGGAGGAACAGTTGAACTTTTTGCAAGTGGAGGAACAACCTATAATTGGAGTCCTTCAACATATTTAGATGATGCAACTTCTGCAACTCCGTTATGTAATCCATTAAGCGATATTACATATACTGTTACATCAATAAATGATGAAGGATGTACTGATATTGATTATGTAACAATAACAACAACAGTAGTTGATTTTTTAGTTTTGAGTGATGATATTTCCGTTTGTTCGGGAGAAAGTGCAACACTTTCTGCAAGCGGCGGAACGAGTTATGTGTGGAGTCCTGCAACATATTTGGACGATGCATTTTCTGCAAATCCAATTTGTACTGCTTTAACAGATATTAGTTATACAGTAACTTCAATTAATGCAGATGGTTGTTCTGATGAAGATATAATTAATGTTATTGTTGCTGTTGGAGATTTCGCAACTGCTAGTCCGGAAACAACAATTTGTGTTGGAACATCAACTGATCTTTTTGCAAGTGGAGGAACATCTTATTCCTGGAGTCCTTCTCTATATTTAGATGATGCAACATCATCAACTCCTACATGCACACCATTAAGTGATATTACTTATTATGTAAGTGTTACCAATATTTCTGGTTGTGTGGATGTTGATACGGTTGTTGTTTCTGTTTATCCTGCATTTACCGTTACGGCAGGACCTGACACAACGATGTGTTACGGAGGACAATTTAAATTATATGTAACAGAAGGAGAATCTTATTTATGGACACCGTCAACTTATCTTGATAATCCTACAATTGACGCACCAACTTGTAATCCATCCGTTAGTATAGAATATATAGTATATGTAACAGATATAAATGGTTGTGTGGGAAGTGATACTGTTTCCGTAATTGTAAATCCAACACCAACAATTATTGCCTCCGACGACATTTCCATTTGCAGAGGTGATACCATCACACTTTCTGTAAGTGGTGGTGTAAGTTATACATGGATGCCTACACCTGTTCCCGGTTGTGGAACCTGTGATTCAATTGATGTTTCCCCCGGGGAAACCACCAATTATGTTGTACAGGGAGTAGATGCAAACGGATGTATAGGATCAGATATGGTTTTGGTTACCGTTGATATTTGTAATGCTATAGAAAATACTTTAGCACAACAAATACATATTTATCCAAACCCAGCAAGTAATTATTTAAATATAAAATTACCAGATGAATTAATTAATGCGGATATTATTTTATATAATATTTTGGGGGAGATTATTCCGATTCAAATGGAAAGAAATAATTCAGGCTTAATAAATATTAATGTGAATCATTTGGAATCGCAACAAGTGATATTGCATATTATTTCGGAGCGGGGGGATTTTGTGAAGCAGGTGATGGTGATGAATGTAAAGTAA
- a CDS encoding twin-arginine translocase TatA/TatE family subunit produces the protein MNTVLLLAMPSGMEWIIIVLAILLLFGGKKIPELMRGIGKGIREFNDAKNNVSREIREGVNDEPKKTEDK, from the coding sequence ATGAATACTGTGTTATTACTTGCAATGCCTAGCGGAATGGAATGGATAATAATCGTTTTAGCTATTTTACTACTTTTTGGCGGAAAGAAAATTCCGGAACTGATGCGTGGTATCGGTAAAGGAATTCGCGAATTTAACGATGCGAAAAACAACGTTAGCCGCGAAATACGCGAAGGCGTTAATGATGAACCTAAGAAGACTGAAGATAAATAA
- a CDS encoding S41 family peptidase, protein MKAVFFKILSIFWVVVLFNTDLNAQKIPADSIYEIIKTQSVHADKLNWKKTDKLFYQLLSEAKMNQDSIIALVRVFEEMNDVHSSITYNNHTYNYYYPATVVETAQVMPLLKRTQNEDGIIRIAVLNEKTGYIQIPGISAFGANSDSYTQKIKDSICVLKNKGISSCIIDLRLNSGGNMYPMLGGLSCFFEEGKIASTVNGKGEVLFDLNIKNDNFYFSNPAGENWQMTYAKDTCETKFNKMPVVVLLSYITASSGQVTAIAFKQRPNTFFIGENTALGYATGNNYFYFSPQLSMNLSTAFNSDVKGNIYYENVLPDRYILSGDNFEDLLQDEKVKNALLWLDKE, encoded by the coding sequence ATGAAAGCAGTCTTTTTTAAAATATTAAGTATTTTTTGGGTGGTAGTATTATTTAATACTGATTTAAATGCACAAAAAATTCCTGCGGATTCCATTTATGAAATTATTAAAACGCAATCGGTTCATGCTGATAAATTAAACTGGAAAAAAACGGATAAACTTTTTTATCAATTACTTTCCGAAGCGAAAATGAACCAGGATAGTATTATTGCATTGGTTCGTGTGTTTGAAGAAATGAATGATGTGCACAGCAGTATTACCTATAATAATCACACATACAATTATTATTATCCCGCTACTGTAGTAGAGACTGCGCAGGTTATGCCTTTATTGAAAAGAACACAAAATGAGGATGGAATTATTCGCATAGCGGTATTAAATGAAAAAACCGGTTATATACAAATACCCGGCATCAGTGCATTTGGCGCAAATTCTGATAGTTACACGCAAAAAATAAAAGACAGTATTTGTGTATTAAAGAATAAAGGAATTTCTTCTTGTATCATCGACCTGCGATTAAATAGTGGTGGTAATATGTATCCTATGTTGGGTGGATTAAGTTGCTTTTTTGAGGAAGGAAAAATAGCAAGCACAGTAAATGGAAAAGGCGAAGTGTTATTTGATCTTAATATAAAAAATGATAATTTTTATTTTAGCAACCCCGCTGGCGAAAATTGGCAAATGACCTACGCAAAAGATACATGCGAAACAAAATTTAATAAAATGCCGGTAGTAGTTTTATTGAGTTATATAACTGCGAGTTCGGGTCAGGTAACGGCAATTGCCTTTAAACAACGACCCAATACCTTTTTTATAGGAGAAAATACTGCATTGGGTTATGCAACAGGCAATAATTATTTCTATTTTTCACCTCAACTCAGCATGAACCTATCCACGGCATTTAACAGCGATGTAAAAGGAAATATTTATTATGAAAACGTATTGCCCGACAGATACATTTTAAGTGGAGATAATTTTGAGGATCTTTTGCAGGATGAAAAGGTAAAAAATGCGTTATTGTGGTTGGATAAGGAGTGA
- a CDS encoding transglycosylase SLT domain-containing protein, with amino-acid sequence MHYIRITVLCLLLAGVAKAQVSNSSSNDQLTLNSTSESVNAIDSMFESFYSTNPAWKFNEKDYDLLGYAATDTPRFTPEVYAERISKINSSIPYTYNKSVQGFLDLYCMRRRGQVSNMLGLSQTYFPMFEAELDRNNMPIELKYLAIIESALNTHAVSKAGATGLWQFMYGTGKLMGLQIDTYVDERRDPQLATIAAVKYLKQLHDIYNDWFLAIAAYNCGPGNVNKALRKAGGGDKTFWDIETYLPKETRGYVPAFIAASYVFEYHKEHNIRPVAFGYDYNLADTIMITHKMTIDQMAAYVGLTADEIALNNPALKTKTIPGAPMPYPLRLPMKSVAMFYANKDSLYASLEKKEVAKSETLAKNVEAVNASKNKTTTTASKTTTTAAKTTDTNTTASATKENTNPDDIVTVNYTVKKGDNLGYISDWFDCTVPEIKKWNNLSSTKIVSGQKLKLQVQSQHEEQYAQINKMTLSEKQKLTNIQLISSAPAEKKVSSEVIYYTVKPGDTLWGIAQKYPTNSVEKIRELNGLSDNETLKTGTKIKLVSN; translated from the coding sequence ATGCATTACATCAGAATTACCGTATTATGCCTTTTGCTTGCAGGGGTAGCGAAAGCACAAGTCTCTAATTCTTCTTCCAACGATCAATTGACGTTGAACTCCACCAGTGAGAGTGTCAATGCTATAGATTCGATGTTTGAAAGTTTTTATTCCACCAATCCGGCGTGGAAGTTCAACGAAAAAGATTACGATCTTTTAGGATATGCAGCTACCGACACCCCGAGATTTACTCCGGAAGTGTATGCAGAACGTATTTCTAAAATCAACTCCTCAATTCCTTATACTTATAACAAATCGGTTCAGGGTTTTCTGGATCTGTATTGTATGCGACGCCGCGGACAGGTTTCCAATATGTTGGGATTGAGCCAGACTTATTTCCCGATGTTTGAAGCCGAACTCGACAGAAATAATATGCCTATAGAACTTAAATATCTTGCTATAATTGAATCAGCATTAAATACACATGCAGTTTCAAAAGCAGGAGCTACAGGTTTGTGGCAGTTTATGTATGGAACAGGAAAATTGATGGGCTTGCAAATTGATACCTATGTTGATGAGCGCCGCGATCCGCAATTGGCGACAATTGCTGCTGTTAAATACCTGAAACAATTACATGATATTTATAACGATTGGTTTTTGGCAATTGCCGCTTATAACTGCGGACCAGGAAATGTGAATAAAGCATTACGCAAAGCAGGCGGTGGTGACAAAACATTTTGGGATATCGAGACCTATTTACCAAAAGAAACCCGCGGATATGTTCCGGCGTTTATTGCTGCAAGTTATGTTTTTGAATATCACAAAGAACACAATATTCGTCCCGTAGCTTTTGGATACGATTATAATCTTGCAGATACCATTATGATCACCCATAAAATGACCATTGATCAAATGGCTGCTTATGTGGGATTAACTGCGGATGAAATTGCATTAAATAATCCCGCATTAAAAACAAAAACAATTCCGGGAGCACCAATGCCATATCCTTTGCGTTTGCCAATGAAATCGGTTGCAATGTTTTATGCAAATAAAGATTCTTTATATGCATCATTAGAGAAAAAAGAAGTGGCAAAATCAGAAACACTTGCTAAAAATGTAGAAGCGGTTAATGCATCAAAAAATAAAACAACAACTACCGCCTCAAAAACAACTACCACTGCTGCAAAAACAACAGATACAAATACCACTGCAAGTGCAACAAAAGAAAATACAAATCCTGACGACATTGTAACCGTAAATTACACAGTTAAAAAAGGCGACAATCTCGGTTATATTTCCGATTGGTTCGACTGCACAGTTCCTGAAATTAAAAAGTGGAATAATTTATCTTCCACAAAAATTGTTTCCGGACAAAAATTAAAATTACAGGTTCAATCGCAACACGAAGAACAATATGCGCAGATAAATAAAATGACCTTATCTGAAAAACAAAAACTCACAAATATTCAACTGATAAGTTCAGCACCTGCCGAAAAGAAAGTGAGCAGCGAAGTAATTTATTACACCGTTAAACCCGGAGATACTTTATGGGGAATAGCTCAAAAATATCCAACAAATAGTGTTGAAAAAATACGGGAGTTAAATGGGCTATCCGATAATGAAACTTTGAAGACAGGGACTAAAATTAAATTGGTTAGTAATTAA
- the gatA gene encoding Asp-tRNA(Asn)/Glu-tRNA(Gln) amidotransferase subunit GatA: MSLDLGPLLQSGLRNVQADLCAGKFTLRQVVEHYLQVNREKKHLNAFLELFEHDALQNADEIGSRIISQKPLGKLFGMVIGVKDVIAIKGKKLTASSKILDDFESLYNATVIERLLKEDAIIIGRCNCDEFAMGSSNENSAFGPVLNDMDNTRVSGGSSGGSAVAVQAGLCMASLGSETGGSIRQPAAFCGTIGMKPTYGRLSRYGLVAFASSFDQIGPITNNIEDMQLMMEVMAGFDAHDSTSSTHKPQHYSTDTPVTKLKIAYYPQTLDNPKIDPEISSALYKLIDQLRAEGHTVEPQDLKSLDYLVPTYYVLTTAEASSNLSRFSGIHYGFRDMQAGDMEAVIKKSRSTGFGKEVQRRIILGTFVLSSGYYDAYYTKAQKVRRIIRDDTVKTLSEYDLILLPTTPTTAFKLGEKTTDPIEMYLADIFTVQANITGLPAITVPLFRHSNGMPFGAQLMANYFREDILMSVTSHILKNY, encoded by the coding sequence ATGAGTTTAGATCTAGGTCCTTTATTACAATCCGGTTTAAGGAATGTTCAGGCTGATTTGTGTGCGGGTAAGTTTACTCTCAGACAGGTTGTAGAGCATTATTTACAGGTAAACCGCGAAAAAAAACACCTCAACGCTTTTTTAGAATTATTTGAACACGATGCATTGCAAAATGCAGATGAAATAGGTTCCAGGATCATCTCCCAAAAACCACTTGGTAAATTATTCGGGATGGTGATTGGAGTTAAGGATGTAATTGCCATAAAAGGCAAAAAACTCACAGCTTCCTCCAAAATACTCGACGATTTTGAATCTTTATATAATGCTACTGTAATTGAGCGATTGCTCAAGGAAGATGCAATAATTATTGGTCGCTGCAATTGCGACGAATTTGCCATGGGTTCCAGCAATGAGAACTCAGCTTTCGGACCTGTGTTGAACGATATGGATAATACCCGGGTTTCAGGGGGAAGTAGCGGCGGATCGGCCGTTGCTGTGCAGGCCGGACTTTGTATGGCGAGTCTGGGTTCTGAAACCGGTGGTTCCATTCGTCAACCCGCAGCTTTTTGTGGAACAATTGGCATGAAACCTACTTACGGACGCTTATCGCGCTACGGTTTGGTAGCCTTTGCCTCCTCTTTTGATCAGATCGGTCCTATTACCAATAATATTGAGGATATGCAGTTGATGATGGAGGTGATGGCAGGATTTGATGCCCACGACAGCACTTCATCCACCCACAAACCGCAGCATTACAGTACAGATACCCCTGTGACAAAACTCAAAATCGCTTACTACCCTCAAACGCTGGATAATCCCAAAATTGACCCCGAGATCTCTTCAGCTTTGTATAAACTTATTGACCAACTTCGTGCAGAAGGGCATACAGTTGAGCCACAAGACCTCAAATCACTCGATTACTTAGTTCCGACCTATTACGTTCTGACCACCGCTGAGGCTAGCTCTAATTTAAGTCGTTTTTCCGGCATTCATTACGGGTTTCGTGACATGCAAGCGGGTGATATGGAGGCAGTTATCAAAAAATCGAGGTCGACAGGTTTTGGAAAAGAGGTGCAGCGCCGCATCATACTTGGAACTTTTGTGCTCAGTTCGGGTTATTATGATGCCTATTATACGAAAGCACAGAAGGTAAGAAGGATAATTCGTGACGACACAGTTAAGACCTTATCCGAATACGACCTCATACTTTTACCGACAACACCCACCACCGCTTTCAAACTCGGAGAAAAAACAACTGACCCGATCGAGATGTATTTGGCGGATATTTTCACCGTTCAGGCAAATATTACAGGCCTCCCCGCCATCACCGTCCCTTTATTTAGACATAGCAATGGCATGCCATTTGGCGCACAACTTATGGCAAATTACTTTAGAGAAGACATCCTCATGTCTGTGACATCACACATTCTTAAAAATTATTAA
- a CDS encoding TonB-dependent receptor, with amino-acid sequence MKVFPPFRGYILILFCFGIQLLQAQIDTFKLDAVVVTSYKEVNTKQTSIHIEPISLETIIRSGAFNLSDAMAKIPGISQLSTGVAISKPVIHGLYGNRVLVLFSGLRFDNQQWQDEHGLGLSDIGISKAEIIKGPYSVLYGTEAVAGVINIIEEEKAKAGTRQSDLGIKLNSNTLGGTLQYGYKINFGEKWLRFRAGYESNADYADGNNTRILNSRFDGYYFKGSYGFRKKNWLSENNYNFSLNRFGFIFSDISDFFESPDARWSRSFPGPHHIVVLNILSSENTFILERSSLKLNAGIQSNQRMEDEGGGAISLNMALITGEYTLRWNKQLSAKNEVVLANITSIENNTNYGKRRIIPDAWMSETGISGLLKHHFNNSVMEIGAGFGGKYIKTLPTAGVNSEEKIIDPFQIFRPFFNGTAGISLNPNTDLNLKFNVSSGMRSPNLAELSSNGLHEGVFTYEIGDPTLSSEQNLNGDISVNANFGDFHIYGSVFYNYFHNYIYLAPTSEEWFGFPIYRFKQQDATLYGGETTLDIAPALIKNCKLSISYSGMIGNTVDGKYLPFIPAQKIRPELRFEKNKIRKTENDFIFINCDIVCGQNNIAQEETVTPSYELLNAGLGCTINTNKFPIVLSLSGNNLLNEVYYDHLSRFKPLGLNNIGMNIAINCKILFTKQIKTKLYEK; translated from the coding sequence ATGAAAGTATTTCCACCTTTTCGTGGCTATATTCTAATACTTTTTTGTTTTGGTATACAATTATTACAGGCACAAATTGACACATTTAAATTAGATGCTGTAGTTGTTACATCCTATAAGGAAGTAAATACTAAACAAACAAGTATACATATAGAACCTATAAGCCTCGAAACGATTATTCGCAGCGGTGCATTTAATTTATCGGATGCAATGGCAAAAATTCCGGGAATTAGTCAGCTCTCTACTGGAGTTGCTATTTCCAAACCAGTAATTCATGGATTATATGGCAATCGTGTATTAGTGCTTTTTTCCGGATTGCGGTTTGATAATCAGCAATGGCAGGATGAACATGGGCTTGGATTAAGTGATATCGGAATATCAAAAGCTGAGATCATTAAAGGTCCTTATTCTGTATTGTATGGAACGGAAGCAGTTGCGGGAGTAATTAATATTATTGAAGAAGAAAAAGCAAAAGCAGGAACCCGACAAAGTGATCTGGGAATTAAATTAAATTCCAATACTTTGGGAGGAACCTTACAATATGGGTATAAAATAAATTTCGGAGAAAAGTGGTTGCGTTTCAGAGCCGGATATGAATCGAATGCAGATTATGCAGATGGAAATAATACACGAATTCTGAACAGCCGTTTTGATGGATATTATTTTAAGGGAAGTTATGGTTTTAGAAAAAAGAATTGGCTCAGTGAAAATAATTACAATTTTTCGCTGAATCGATTCGGATTTATATTTAGTGATATTTCCGATTTTTTTGAATCTCCCGATGCCCGGTGGTCACGAAGTTTTCCGGGACCACATCATATTGTTGTTTTGAATATACTTTCTTCTGAAAATACTTTTATTCTTGAAAGATCGAGTCTCAAACTGAATGCTGGGATTCAATCTAATCAACGCATGGAGGATGAAGGTGGAGGTGCCATTAGTTTAAATATGGCACTTATTACGGGGGAATATACCTTGCGTTGGAACAAACAATTATCTGCAAAAAATGAAGTTGTACTGGCAAATATCACATCCATTGAAAATAATACCAATTACGGAAAACGGCGAATTATTCCGGATGCCTGGATGAGCGAGACAGGAATTTCCGGATTATTGAAACATCATTTTAATAATTCGGTTATGGAAATTGGTGCAGGTTTTGGTGGAAAATATATTAAAACACTACCAACTGCCGGTGTTAATTCGGAAGAAAAAATAATTGATCCTTTCCAAATTTTCAGACCATTCTTTAACGGAACTGCTGGGATCTCTTTAAATCCAAACACAGATCTTAATCTGAAATTTAATGTATCAAGTGGTATGCGCAGTCCGAATTTAGCGGAATTATCATCCAATGGTTTACATGAAGGTGTATTCACTTACGAAATTGGTGATCCAACACTTTCGAGTGAACAAAATTTGAACGGAGATATTTCAGTGAATGCAAATTTTGGTGACTTCCATATTTATGGCAGCGTATTTTATAATTATTTTCACAATTATATTTATCTCGCACCCACTTCCGAAGAATGGTTTGGATTTCCGATCTATAGGTTTAAACAACAGGATGCAACTTTATATGGTGGCGAAACTACCTTAGATATTGCACCTGCGTTGATCAAAAACTGTAAGTTAAGTATCAGTTATTCCGGAATGATCGGGAATACTGTGGATGGAAAATATTTACCATTTATTCCTGCTCAAAAAATTCGCCCGGAGTTGCGATTCGAAAAAAATAAAATTAGGAAAACAGAAAATGATTTTATTTTTATAAACTGCGATATTGTTTGCGGACAAAATAATATTGCACAGGAAGAAACAGTAACACCATCTTACGAATTATTAAATGCAGGATTGGGATGTACTATCAACACCAATAAATTTCCAATAGTATTATCGCTTTCCGGAAATAATTTGCTCAACGAAGTATATTACGATCATTTATCGAGATTTAAACCTTTGGGATTAAATAATATCGGTATGAATATCGCAATTAATTGCAAAATTTTATTTACTAAACAAATTAAAACAAAATTATATGAAAAATAA
- the kbl gene encoding glycine C-acetyltransferase → MYTIQDRLSKEIQEIKDSGLYKNERIITSPQAADITLANGSKVLNFCANNYLGLSSHPKVIEAAKKAVDSHGYGMSSVRFICGTQDIHKELEQKISTFLGTEDTILYAAAFDANGGVFEPLFNEEDAIISDALNHASIIDGVRLCKAVRYRYANNDMADLEAQLITSQAQRNRIIVTDGVFSMDGTIAQLDKIVELAEKYNALIMIDECHASGFIGKTGRGTHEYRGVMGKIDIITGTLGKALGGASGGFTSGRKEIIEMLRQRSRPYLFSNTLAPSITGASIAVLDLLSETTELRDKLESNTKYFRSKMTEAGFDIKPGEHPIVPLMLYDAVLSQTMAAKLLEEGIYVIGFYFPVVPKGQARIRIQISAGHDQHHLDKAINAFIKVGKELGVIK, encoded by the coding sequence ATGTATACAATACAAGATCGCCTCAGTAAAGAAATTCAAGAAATAAAAGACTCCGGTCTTTATAAAAACGAACGCATCATCACATCTCCTCAGGCAGCTGATATCACACTTGCCAACGGAAGCAAGGTGCTCAATTTTTGTGCGAATAATTATTTGGGATTGAGTTCACATCCAAAAGTAATTGAAGCAGCCAAAAAAGCAGTTGACAGTCACGGATACGGAATGAGTTCGGTGCGATTTATTTGTGGCACACAGGATATTCACAAGGAACTGGAACAAAAAATTTCCACTTTTTTAGGAACGGAAGATACCATTTTATACGCCGCAGCATTTGATGCAAATGGCGGAGTATTTGAACCACTTTTTAATGAGGAAGATGCAATTATTTCTGATGCATTAAATCACGCTTCCATTATTGATGGTGTTCGTTTATGTAAAGCCGTTAGATATCGTTATGCTAACAATGATATGGCAGATCTGGAAGCTCAATTAATAACTTCACAAGCGCAACGCAATAGAATTATTGTTACAGATGGTGTTTTTAGTATGGATGGCACCATTGCACAATTAGATAAAATTGTGGAACTCGCCGAAAAATATAATGCATTGATCATGATCGACGAATGTCATGCAAGTGGATTTATAGGAAAAACCGGAAGAGGCACACATGAATACCGGGGAGTGATGGGAAAAATAGATATCATAACCGGAACACTTGGAAAAGCATTAGGTGGAGCAAGTGGTGGATTTACTTCCGGAAGAAAAGAAATTATTGAAATGTTGCGTCAGCGTTCACGCCCTTATTTATTTTCCAATACTTTAGCCCCTTCCATTACCGGAGCATCTATAGCAGTGCTTGATCTGTTGAGCGAAACAACGGAATTAAGAGATAAATTAGAATCAAACACAAAATATTTTCGCAGTAAAATGACAGAAGCCGGTTTTGATATTAAACCAGGCGAACATCCCATCGTTCCACTTATGTTATACGATGCAGTGTTGAGTCAGACCATGGCTGCAAAATTATTGGAAGAAGGAATTTATGTGATCGGATTTTATTTTCCTGTTGTTCCTAAAGGACAAGCACGTATCAGAATTCAAATTTCTGCTGGTCACGATCAACATCATTTGGACAAAGCAATAAATGCATTTATTAAAGTTGGAAAAGAATTAGGAGTTATAAAATAA